In Psychrobacter sp. JCM 18902, a single window of DNA contains:
- a CDS encoding FixH family protein, producing MSTPASNFKHQDTQPWYKNYMVVIFVIGMPAFVVVACIFFVYYSYQIRDSVVRDDWYMDGKTLYHDVSRDKLTYDLDLHGEMQFADNGDVVFYLNYPEQSLQSGKLLNGNPLAYPEKLDLSISHATDIKKDHDVVLQHVEGNKYSAQVDIDPLKAKYYLQVSSDGKDDWRMQDVAKLPRSKVSFDPLPVFAES from the coding sequence ATGTCTACTCCAGCATCAAATTTTAAGCATCAAGATACTCAGCCATGGTATAAGAATTACATGGTGGTTATTTTTGTTATTGGCATGCCAGCATTTGTCGTAGTGGCCTGTATCTTTTTTGTTTATTACTCTTATCAAATTCGGGATAGCGTGGTACGTGACGACTGGTATATGGATGGTAAGACGCTTTATCATGATGTGTCACGTGACAAGCTGACTTATGACTTAGATTTGCACGGCGAAATGCAGTTTGCAGATAATGGTGACGTTGTATTCTATCTAAATTATCCTGAACAGAGTCTGCAATCAGGTAAACTGCTGAATGGTAATCCTTTGGCTTATCCTGAAAAACTAGATCTGTCTATCTCGCATGCAACCGACATCAAAAAAGATCACGATGTCGTACTTCAACATGTCGAAGGCAATAAATACAGTGCGCAAGTAGATATAGATCCTCTAAAAGCAAAATATTATCTACAAGTAAGTAGTGATGGTAAAGATGACTGGCGTATGCAAGATGTGGCGAAATTACCACGTTCAAAAGTTAGCTTTGACCCATTACCTGTTTTTGCAGAAAGTTGA
- the lolD gene encoding lipoprotein-releasing ABC transporter ATP-binding protein LolD yields the protein MSAILEAKNINKIYDEGAVSTQVLTGLDLTVHAGERIAIVGTSGSGKSTLLHLLGGLDTPTSGEVWLHGQLLNSMNETERGAMRNKHLGFIYQFHHLLAEFTAIENVAMPLLMRPEVSTTSARDQAIAILESVGLEHRLAHRPGELSGGERQRVAIARALVTKPSLILADEPTGNLDYDNAQSVFGLLSELQNTMQTALLMVTHDRNLAALADRQLLLRNGHWEQY from the coding sequence ATGTCTGCCATTTTAGAGGCGAAAAATATCAACAAGATATATGATGAAGGGGCGGTTAGTACGCAAGTACTGACTGGCTTGGATTTGACCGTCCATGCTGGCGAGCGCATCGCCATCGTTGGCACCAGTGGTTCAGGCAAGAGCACTTTGCTACACTTGCTTGGTGGTCTTGATACGCCAACCAGCGGCGAGGTCTGGCTACATGGTCAATTGTTAAACAGTATGAATGAAACTGAGCGCGGTGCCATGCGTAACAAGCATTTGGGATTTATTTATCAGTTTCACCATTTATTAGCCGAATTTACTGCCATTGAAAACGTTGCGATGCCGTTACTGATGCGACCAGAAGTCTCAACGACTTCAGCAAGAGATCAAGCAATTGCGATACTAGAAAGTGTCGGACTTGAGCACCGTCTAGCGCATAGACCTGGTGAGCTATCGGGCGGCGAGCGTCAGCGTGTGGCTATTGCCCGTGCTTTGGTTACGAAGCCGTCGCTTATTTTGGCAGACGAGCCAACTGGTAATTTGGACTATGACAATGCGCAAAGCGTGTTTGGATTATTATCAGAGCTGCAAAATACCATGCAAACCGCACTATTAATGGTGACACATGATCGCAATCTAGCAGCGCTGGCGGATCGTCAGTTATTGCTACGTAATGGTCATTGGGAGCAGTATTGA
- the ccoO gene encoding cytochrome-c oxidase, cbb3-type subunit II, which translates to MSGTPHEIIEKNTGLLVIGIVIAISFATLVEIVPLIYDNKGPEEGGVNAPLPSMEPWTALEFEGRDIYIREGCHVCHTQMIRPLRAEVERYGPYSRAAESTWDHPFLWGSKRTGPDLARVGGRYSEDWQKQHLIAPRSLVPESVMPGFPWLATNEVNGENVQTKMRLFRDRFGVPYTEEDIEGAPDAVLGATELDALVAYLQQLGTAMEGQR; encoded by the coding sequence ATGTCTGGTACACCGCATGAAATTATTGAAAAAAATACAGGCTTGTTGGTTATCGGTATCGTTATTGCTATTAGCTTTGCAACGCTAGTTGAAATCGTACCATTGATATATGACAACAAGGGTCCTGAAGAAGGTGGGGTGAATGCTCCCCTGCCCTCTATGGAGCCATGGACTGCACTAGAATTTGAGGGTCGTGACATCTATATTCGTGAAGGTTGTCACGTATGTCATACTCAGATGATTCGTCCACTACGTGCTGAAGTTGAACGTTATGGACCTTACTCACGTGCTGCTGAATCTACGTGGGATCACCCTTTTCTTTGGGGTTCAAAACGTACTGGACCTGATCTAGCACGTGTTGGCGGTCGTTATTCTGAAGACTGGCAAAAGCAGCATTTGATTGCGCCACGTTCACTAGTACCTGAATCAGTAATGCCTGGCTTCCCGTGGCTTGCTACCAACGAAGTGAATGGTGAAAACGTTCAAACTAAAATGCGTCTATTCCGTGATCGCTTTGGTGTACCTTACACTGAAGAGGATATCGAAGGAGCACCAGATGCTGTACTTGGTGCCACTGAACTTGATGCTTTGGTTGCTTATCTACAGCAACTGGGCACCGCGATGGAAGGACAGCGCTAA
- the ccoG gene encoding cytochrome c oxidase accessory protein CcoG, producing MSAPQPNKIPVQQIDLDATKHRVHPRFVTGFYQNIRIVTMYALLAAFLLLPWLRYNGRQAIWLDVPSQHYYIFGMTFLTQDFYFIAAFAIIAAFTLFMVTVYAGRVWCGYACPQTIWTHLYQYVEKWVIGDRNKRIKFDKEPMSAKKAFKRSLVYFIWLVFSVITAATFVSYVAGTDYLYQSWQTIGFIPIPDWPTWVWVSMFIFTFATYVNAGYMREQMCIQICPYGRFQSVMFDKDTLVVSYDYERGEPRGARKKGTHPEHLGDCIECTMCVQVCPTGIDIRDGLQVACIQCAACVDACNEIMDKVGYPRGLIRYTTERQLSEKENTRVISPRLFAYLAVITILCGGVIYALTDRVPLEIDIRRDRNQLSSVNNQGMIENSYIVKLTNKTQEPHTYTITLAPQEGLSLALRFNDVPLEAGESFDMPVSIYGDPKVIDFEQTSVTLNVTSEDGQYKVSKQNVFTTQGQ from the coding sequence ATGTCAGCACCACAACCCAATAAAATCCCTGTACAGCAAATTGACCTTGATGCGACCAAGCATCGAGTTCACCCTAGGTTTGTCACCGGTTTTTATCAAAACATTCGTATCGTCACGATGTATGCGCTTTTAGCCGCTTTTCTGCTTTTGCCATGGTTACGTTATAATGGTAGGCAAGCAATATGGCTTGATGTTCCCTCGCAGCATTACTATATTTTTGGCATGACTTTTTTGACCCAAGATTTTTACTTCATTGCCGCCTTTGCGATTATTGCCGCATTCACTTTATTCATGGTGACTGTGTATGCGGGGCGTGTTTGGTGTGGCTATGCCTGCCCTCAGACGATTTGGACACATCTTTATCAATATGTTGAAAAATGGGTGATTGGCGATCGCAACAAACGTATCAAGTTTGACAAAGAACCGATGAGCGCAAAAAAAGCCTTTAAACGTTCTTTGGTATATTTTATTTGGTTGGTATTTTCAGTGATTACTGCGGCAACCTTTGTCAGTTATGTCGCTGGAACAGATTATTTATATCAAAGCTGGCAAACCATTGGTTTTATTCCTATTCCTGATTGGCCAACATGGGTATGGGTGTCGATGTTTATTTTCACCTTTGCTACCTACGTCAATGCAGGTTATATGCGTGAGCAGATGTGTATCCAAATCTGCCCATACGGTCGTTTTCAAAGTGTCATGTTTGATAAAGATACCTTGGTCGTATCTTATGATTATGAGCGCGGTGAGCCTCGCGGGGCACGCAAAAAAGGCACCCATCCTGAACATTTAGGCGACTGTATTGAATGCACCATGTGCGTGCAGGTATGTCCGACTGGCATTGATATTCGAGATGGCTTGCAAGTCGCTTGCATACAGTGCGCGGCTTGTGTTGACGCTTGTAATGAAATTATGGATAAAGTCGGGTATCCACGTGGACTCATTCGTTATACAACAGAACGACAGTTGTCAGAAAAAGAAAATACCCGCGTCATCAGTCCACGTCTATTTGCTTATTTAGCTGTTATTACTATTTTATGTGGTGGCGTTATTTATGCATTGACGGACCGTGTACCGTTAGAAATTGATATTCGCCGTGACCGTAACCAGTTGTCCTCAGTGAATAATCAAGGCATGATTGAAAACAGCTATATCGTCAAGCTGACTAATAAGACACAAGAGCCGCATACCTATACAATAACCCTTGCTCCACAAGAAGGTTTGAGCTTGGCGCTGCGATTCAACGATGTACCATTAGAAGCAGGTGAAAGCTTTGATATGCCTGTGAGTATTTATGGCGATCCTAAGGTCATCGATTTTGAACAAACATCAGTGACCCTAAATGTGACCAGTGAAGATGGTCAGTATAAAGTCAGTAAACAAAACGTATTTACTACTCAAGGGCAGTAG
- a CDS encoding CcoQ/FixQ family Cbb3-type cytochrome c oxidase assembly chaperone, whose protein sequence is MGIGELQTIATVSAFVAFVGVAWWAYSPKNKKRFEEDAQLALDDEDIKSLSEEQRNKDKR, encoded by the coding sequence ATGGGTATTGGTGAATTACAAACAATTGCGACCGTTTCTGCCTTTGTTGCCTTCGTAGGTGTTGCATGGTGGGCGTATTCGCCAAAAAACAAAAAACGCTTCGAAGAAGATGCACAACTTGCGCTTGATGACGAGGATATAAAATCTCTGTCTGAAGAGCAGCGCAATAAGGATAAACGATGA
- the ccoP gene encoding cytochrome-c oxidase, cbb3-type subunit III, with the protein MTFFWSSWITILSIMCWAAILGVLLMVLKYKPELEDDGTTGHAYDGIKEYDKPLPKWWLVIFFGSIAWGVAYWVFFPGIFPSKWEGIATVEVDGETVPWTSKNELYSELESNNKVFTDNFEKNILAKADASGATETLAALAELQATMRRSETPPADLQAQIDEKTAELSPYVEKLSENPNALKVGSRLFLQNCAVCHGSNAKGAVGYPNLTDNDWLYGGEASNILTTLHKGRVGGMAAWRDQIGEDGVRAVSEYVLSISGNQPGYELDKAQVAQGEAIFNEPTNCVLCHGADAKGMTSTGAPNLTDDIWLYGGDRETIRETLRYGRAGVMPEWETKLGNERIMLLAAYVYSLSDKTPQPAAKAPTATQVATTVETTTN; encoded by the coding sequence ATGACATTTTTTTGGAGTTCTTGGATTACCATACTAAGTATCATGTGTTGGGCTGCTATCCTCGGTGTCTTACTAATGGTATTGAAGTACAAGCCAGAACTAGAAGATGACGGTACGACAGGCCACGCTTATGATGGTATCAAAGAGTACGACAAGCCATTACCTAAATGGTGGCTCGTAATATTTTTTGGCTCTATCGCTTGGGGTGTTGCCTATTGGGTATTTTTCCCAGGTATTTTCCCATCAAAATGGGAAGGTATTGCCACTGTAGAAGTCGATGGCGAAACGGTACCGTGGACCTCTAAGAACGAGCTATATAGCGAGCTTGAGAGTAATAACAAAGTATTTACGGATAACTTTGAGAAAAACATCTTAGCAAAAGCGGATGCTAGTGGTGCGACAGAGACCTTAGCGGCACTTGCTGAGTTACAGGCAACGATGCGCCGCAGTGAAACACCACCAGCAGATCTGCAAGCTCAAATTGATGAGAAAACTGCAGAACTATCCCCTTATGTAGAAAAGCTTTCAGAAAACCCGAATGCTTTAAAAGTTGGTAGTCGTTTGTTCTTACAGAACTGTGCGGTCTGTCATGGCTCTAACGCCAAAGGTGCAGTAGGCTATCCAAATCTAACTGACAATGACTGGTTATATGGCGGAGAAGCGTCAAACATTTTGACCACGCTACATAAAGGTCGAGTTGGTGGTATGGCTGCATGGCGTGATCAAATCGGTGAAGATGGGGTACGTGCGGTATCTGAATACGTGCTATCAATATCTGGCAACCAACCTGGTTACGAGCTTGATAAAGCTCAAGTCGCTCAAGGTGAGGCAATCTTTAATGAGCCGACTAACTGTGTACTTTGTCATGGTGCAGATGCCAAAGGTATGACTTCTACTGGCGCGCCAAACTTGACAGATGACATTTGGTTATATGGTGGTGATCGTGAGACCATCCGCGAAACCTTACGTTATGGTCGTGCTGGTGTGATGCCTGAGTGGGAAACCAAACTGGGTAATGAGCGTATTATGCTGCTTGCAGCTTATGTTTACTCATTATCAGATAAAACCCCTCAACCTGCTGCTAAAGCACCAACCGCTACTCAAGTAGCAACCACTGTAGAAACGACGACTAACTAA
- a CDS encoding lipoprotein-releasing ABC transporter permease subunit translates to MFRPLALFIGLRYTRAERSNGFISFISLISMIGLTLGVAVLITVLSVMNGFDRELKTRILGMVPQATVVSTEIISDWKQLADKIKEDPEVAAVAPFIQLQGMLTSNGQVAGIMVTGVDPEYEKDVSIINEHMVQGSIDTLQSGEFNIVLGEEMVQSLGLQLGDKVTLVLPEASPSPAGVIPRFKRFTLTGIFTISPEVDSLMAFIPMGDAAKLLRLPDGAQGVRMKLNDIFTAPMAAEKAAAIAPQQLYPNDWTQTHGNLFGAIQMEKAMVGLLLFLIILVAAFNIVSSLVMLVTDKKADIAILKTFGASPRLITQVFMVQGVVIGVIGTIAGTILGVIFALTVSDILGFINQVFNLNLFDAYFVNYLPSELRVLDVVLITGASFVLSFLATIYPARRAAKIQPAQTLRYE, encoded by the coding sequence ATGTTTCGTCCTTTAGCGTTGTTTATCGGCTTACGATACACCCGAGCAGAGCGTAGTAATGGTTTTATCTCCTTTATCTCGCTTATCTCGATGATTGGTTTGACTCTTGGGGTTGCCGTATTGATCACGGTGCTATCAGTCATGAATGGTTTTGATCGGGAGTTAAAAACCCGTATTTTGGGTATGGTCCCGCAAGCAACGGTCGTTTCCACCGAGATTATCAGTGATTGGAAGCAATTGGCTGATAAAATTAAAGAAGATCCTGAAGTGGCAGCTGTAGCGCCCTTTATTCAACTGCAAGGGATGTTGACGTCAAACGGTCAGGTTGCAGGGATTATGGTCACTGGTGTCGATCCTGAATACGAAAAAGATGTCTCTATTATCAATGAACATATGGTTCAAGGCAGCATTGATACTTTACAAAGTGGTGAGTTCAATATTGTGCTGGGTGAAGAGATGGTACAGTCTCTAGGGCTGCAACTGGGTGATAAAGTGACGCTAGTGCTGCCAGAGGCATCGCCTTCACCAGCTGGCGTGATACCACGATTCAAGCGCTTTACCTTGACAGGTATTTTTACCATCAGCCCAGAAGTGGATAGCCTCATGGCATTTATCCCGATGGGTGATGCGGCAAAACTGTTGCGTCTGCCAGATGGCGCGCAGGGTGTGCGTATGAAGCTCAATGACATCTTTACCGCTCCGATGGCAGCAGAAAAAGCCGCCGCTATTGCCCCTCAGCAATTGTATCCTAATGATTGGACACAAACACATGGCAACCTATTTGGCGCGATTCAGATGGAAAAAGCCATGGTCGGCTTGCTGCTATTTTTAATTATCCTAGTGGCTGCTTTCAATATTGTCTCCAGTCTAGTGATGCTCGTTACCGACAAAAAAGCGGACATTGCGATTCTAAAAACTTTTGGTGCGTCTCCTCGTTTGATTACCCAAGTGTTTATGGTGCAAGGTGTGGTGATCGGTGTGATTGGTACGATTGCTGGTACGATACTGGGCGTGATATTTGCGCTTACAGTGAGTGATATTTTAGGCTTTATTAATCAAGTCTTTAATTTGAACTTGTTTGATGCGTATTTTGTTAATTATTTGCCATCAGAGTTGCGTGTACTGGATGTGGTATTGATTACAGGTGCGTCTTTCGTACTGAGCTTTTTGGCAACTATTTATCCAGCACGCCGAGCGGCTAAGATTCAGCCAGCACAGACGTTGCGTTATGAATAA
- a CDS encoding DUF2062 domain-containing protein: protein MPQKRLKDLLPTPEKILESRTLKLFAPHLADPRLWHFNRHSLNKAVYIGVLSAFFPLPGQMLLALVGSLIFRANVPMALGLTWITNPLTSLPIFYAGYYIGAKILDVPMISLRLIGRMIADFSLWALSDGANPFITYRGTVSIAAFCIGLTILAIVTSIVCGLAFKAVWRYKTVVSWQKRQQEPSDKPPKI from the coding sequence GTGCCCCAAAAACGTCTAAAAGACCTGCTTCCTACGCCAGAGAAAATCTTAGAAAGTCGCACCTTAAAACTGTTCGCACCGCATTTGGCTGATCCACGATTATGGCACTTTAATCGACATAGCTTAAATAAAGCGGTCTATATCGGGGTGCTTAGTGCATTTTTCCCATTGCCAGGGCAAATGCTACTGGCTCTAGTTGGCTCATTAATTTTCCGTGCCAATGTTCCCATGGCACTCGGTTTGACTTGGATTACCAATCCACTCACGAGCTTGCCCATCTTTTATGCAGGCTATTATATCGGTGCCAAAATCCTTGACGTACCGATGATTAGTCTGCGGCTTATCGGCAGGATGATTGCTGATTTTAGCTTATGGGCACTGTCAGATGGTGCAAATCCATTTATTACCTATCGCGGCACGGTATCGATTGCTGCTTTTTGCATAGGCTTGACGATCTTAGCGATTGTGACCAGCATCGTTTGTGGACTGGCATTTAAGGCTGTTTGGCGCTATAAAACCGTCGTGAGCTGGCAAAAACGTCAGCAAGAACCTTCTGATAAACCGCCTAAAATCTAA
- the ccoN gene encoding cytochrome-c oxidase, cbb3-type subunit I yields the protein MSLQNTAVAPVDREYEITIVRFFTIMAVVWGIVGMSIGVFIASQLAWPSLNFDIPWLTFSRLRPLHTNAVIFAFGGSALFATSYYIVQRTCKTRLFAPYLAWFTFWGWQAVIVSAVITLPLGLTSTKEYAELEWPIDILIALVWISYAIVFFGTLIKRKTSHIYVANWFFAAFIITIALLHIVNSMAIPVSAFKSYSLFGGATDAMVQWWYGHNAVGFYLTAAFLGMMYYFVPVQIGRPIYSYRLSIVHFWALIASYMWAGGHHLHYSALPDWTQSLAMVFSIILFAPSWGGMINGVLTLSGSWDKLRTDPIIRFMIVALSFYAMSTFEGPMMSIKTVNALSHNTDWTVGHVHSGALGWVGMITIGSLYVLLPRIYNKPKMYSISLITTHFWLATAGTIFYIVSMWISGIGQGMMWLATNPDGTLVYSFVDTVEFSHFPYIGRAFGGLLYVSGMFVMAYNVYKTLKMPEGKPVDIADPTDHEPSVDKPSAANV from the coding sequence ATGAGTTTACAAAACACAGCAGTCGCCCCAGTTGACCGTGAGTACGAAATTACTATCGTAAGATTCTTTACGATAATGGCCGTGGTATGGGGCATCGTCGGCATGAGTATTGGTGTGTTCATTGCTTCACAGTTAGCATGGCCATCACTTAACTTTGACATTCCATGGCTGACATTTAGTCGTTTAAGACCGCTACATACCAATGCGGTCATTTTTGCGTTCGGTGGCTCTGCCCTGTTCGCAACGTCTTACTATATTGTTCAGCGTACCTGTAAGACAAGGTTATTTGCGCCTTATTTAGCTTGGTTTACCTTTTGGGGTTGGCAAGCCGTTATCGTATCAGCGGTTATTACCCTACCTTTAGGTTTAACATCGACCAAGGAATACGCTGAGCTTGAGTGGCCAATCGATATTTTGATTGCCTTGGTATGGATCTCTTATGCCATTGTTTTCTTCGGTACGCTCATCAAACGTAAAACCTCACATATTTATGTGGCTAACTGGTTCTTTGCAGCCTTTATTATTACGATTGCATTACTGCATATCGTAAACAGCATGGCGATTCCTGTTAGCGCATTTAAGTCTTACTCGTTATTTGGTGGTGCGACTGATGCGATGGTGCAGTGGTGGTACGGACATAACGCGGTAGGTTTTTATCTAACGGCAGCTTTCTTAGGAATGATGTATTACTTCGTTCCAGTACAGATTGGTCGTCCTATTTATTCTTACCGTTTGTCTATCGTTCACTTTTGGGCATTGATTGCGTCATATATGTGGGCTGGTGGTCACCATTTGCATTATTCAGCGCTTCCAGATTGGACGCAGTCTCTAGCAATGGTATTCTCAATCATCCTATTTGCGCCATCTTGGGGTGGTATGATTAACGGCGTGCTAACACTATCGGGCAGCTGGGATAAATTACGTACCGATCCGATCATTCGCTTTATGATTGTGGCATTGTCGTTTTATGCGATGTCGACCTTTGAAGGTCCAATGATGTCGATTAAGACAGTGAATGCGTTATCGCATAATACGGATTGGACAGTCGGTCACGTACACTCAGGTGCACTTGGTTGGGTAGGTATGATTACCATTGGTTCGCTATATGTACTGTTACCACGTATCTATAACAAACCTAAGATGTATTCTATCAGCTTAATCACCACGCATTTTTGGTTAGCGACAGCGGGTACTATTTTCTATATCGTATCTATGTGGATTTCTGGTATTGGCCAAGGCATGATGTGGCTGGCTACTAATCCAGACGGTACATTGGTATATAGCTTCGTTGATACAGTTGAGTTCTCACATTTCCCATATATTGGTCGTGCTTTTGGTGGCCTATTGTATGTATCGGGTATGTTTGTGATGGCATATAACGTTTATAAAACACTTAAAATGCCAGAAGGTAAGCCTGTCGATATCGCAGATCCTACTGATCATGAACCTAGTGTTGATAAACCTTCAGCAGCTAACGTATAA